The Niastella koreensis GR20-10 genome includes a window with the following:
- a CDS encoding transposase domain-containing protein, which translates to MYSLLATCKLHDVNAYDWLKYVLTAMPTFPASRIKELLPHNWKDSIIEP; encoded by the coding sequence ATATACTCATTATTAGCCACCTGTAAATTGCATGACGTTAATGCTTATGACTGGCTGAAATATGTGCTTACTGCTATGCCTACCTTCCCGGCAAGCAGAATAAAAGAATTGCTGCCCCATAACTGGAAGGACTCTATTAT
- a CDS encoding transposase domain-containing protein encodes MANNEYIIAAFCAASCEPAKGKLFRPTLCKALHNVGRKNYLFCGSHEAAKRAGLLYSLLVSCKLNNVNPYEWLKDVLSHNINELTTSKLKSLLPHRWKKQESNTAA; translated from the coding sequence GTGGCTAATAATGAGTATATAATAGCAGCGTTTTGTGCAGCATCATGTGAGCCGGCAAAGGGAAAATTGTTTCGACCGACATTATGTAAAGCTTTGCATAATGTCGGACGTAAAAATTACCTGTTCTGTGGCTCTCATGAAGCAGCCAAAAGAGCTGGCCTTTTATACTCGTTACTGGTTAGCTGCAAATTGAATAATGTTAACCCTTATGAATGGCTGAAGGATGTGTTAAGCCACAACATCAATGAACTGACTACCTCCAAACTTAAATCTTTATTGCCCCACCGCTGGAAAAAACAAGAAAGCAACACTGCCGCTTAA
- a CDS encoding HEPN domain-containing protein, translating to MSNEASPVSPKRVTPPQKLTSEEIANPHQVIYELFDFAHLPRIRELLWEFFKTTVIGNYTHDLHRRDRELMVTIYEKIEKLVEAAHIINEKQKESKKPVFETYPYSTDNINPFNLTRLAGSYQVEIVLQEKLKSVVETIIRITNAEKLFWSGFSTTSRNRPQFDFLVLLPPNAKYSYSDYLTQVQSKCCEIGSVLIWCNKTNEVYKHLRGGHIFYSAVCTDNLLVYDNKRLSLPEKAIFDIATIKVKARNIFNDAFHNAKSYLDGAEYFATTNQFKQATFLLHQATEHALRALLTSITAVTSYGHNLKSLIRHTSFCAPELGDIFPKTTDEEKELFNLLNAAYVDARYSQNYEINQEQVMLLLDRVNTLLTLTEQSFEERLKTFEILIMSEHNGFDFLE from the coding sequence ATGAGTAACGAGGCTTCACCAGTTTCACCCAAAAGAGTAACTCCCCCACAAAAATTAACTTCAGAAGAAATAGCCAACCCCCATCAGGTTATTTACGAATTGTTTGATTTTGCACACCTACCCCGGATTCGGGAACTGCTCTGGGAGTTTTTTAAAACAACAGTTATCGGAAATTATACCCATGATTTACATAGACGGGACCGCGAACTAATGGTAACGATCTATGAAAAAATAGAAAAATTAGTAGAAGCAGCCCACATTATCAATGAAAAACAAAAAGAATCAAAAAAGCCCGTTTTTGAAACGTACCCGTATTCTACCGATAATATTAATCCGTTTAACTTGACCAGATTAGCTGGATCTTACCAGGTTGAAATCGTCTTACAGGAGAAATTAAAGTCGGTGGTAGAAACCATTATCCGCATAACCAACGCGGAAAAGTTGTTCTGGTCAGGCTTTTCAACAACCAGCAGGAACCGACCCCAGTTCGATTTCCTGGTGCTTTTACCACCCAATGCCAAATACTCCTATAGCGATTACCTGACACAGGTACAGTCAAAATGTTGTGAAATCGGTTCTGTTTTAATATGGTGCAACAAAACCAATGAAGTATATAAACATTTACGAGGTGGCCATATTTTTTATTCCGCTGTCTGTACAGATAATTTGTTAGTATATGACAACAAGCGATTATCATTGCCCGAAAAGGCCATTTTTGATATTGCTACCATAAAAGTGAAAGCGCGGAACATTTTTAATGATGCTTTCCATAATGCAAAATCTTATCTGGACGGTGCAGAATATTTTGCCACCACCAACCAATTTAAACAGGCTACTTTTTTACTGCATCAGGCAACGGAACATGCACTCCGGGCATTATTAACTTCTATTACAGCTGTGACAAGCTACGGACATAATTTAAAATCTTTAATAAGACATACTAGTTTTTGCGCTCCCGAGCTGGGTGACATTTTCCCTAAAACTACGGACGAAGAAAAGGAGTTATTTAATTTGCTGAATGCTGCCTATGTTGATGCAAGGTATAGTCAAAATTATGAAATCAACCAGGAACAGGTAATGTTACTTCTTGATCGGGTTAATACCCTTCTTACGCTAACAGAGCAATCTTTTGAGGAAAGACTCAAAACGTTCGAAATTCTGATAATGTCGGAACACAACGGTTTCGACTTTCTCGAATAA
- a CDS encoding ParA family protein, which translates to MAQKIVYFNHKGGVSKTTTTYNLGWMLAEKGKKVLLVDADPQCNLTALILNDNFEQYYLDDATKNSNIKDGVKVAFEGKPLPIQGVACQVAARNPNLYLLPGHANLSEYDAALSFAQTSNNAISTLQNLPGAFNDLLNKTAEAYGVDYVFIDLNPGLSAINQNLFVVSDYFVIPTNPDPFSIMAINTLVSILPRWVDWAKQINPLLSDAAYPLPDITPKMIGTIIQRFNIRKGKAAKPYRENIEEIKQAVQNSLKPALQAKNMIFPDNIYQGAGIGEDLCLDEIPDFQGLLPKANDAGVPVFALEDDEIGETGSVLEGMIRKRDTFYELFDNISNKIISVCDYGRGI; encoded by the coding sequence ATGGCGCAAAAAATTGTCTATTTTAACCATAAAGGCGGCGTAAGTAAAACTACTACTACTTATAACCTCGGTTGGATGCTCGCTGAAAAGGGAAAAAAAGTGCTTCTTGTAGATGCTGATCCGCAATGTAATTTGACTGCACTAATTTTGAATGATAATTTTGAACAATATTATTTAGATGATGCCACAAAAAATAGCAATATTAAAGATGGAGTGAAAGTTGCTTTTGAAGGTAAGCCCCTTCCAATTCAGGGTGTAGCCTGTCAGGTTGCTGCAAGAAATCCCAATCTGTACTTACTGCCTGGGCATGCTAACTTATCAGAGTATGATGCGGCCTTGAGTTTTGCTCAGACTTCTAATAATGCAATATCTACACTGCAGAATCTCCCTGGAGCATTTAATGATTTGTTGAATAAAACTGCTGAAGCTTACGGAGTCGATTATGTTTTTATTGATCTAAACCCTGGGTTGAGTGCAATAAACCAAAATTTGTTTGTAGTGTCAGATTATTTTGTAATTCCGACCAATCCAGATCCATTTTCTATAATGGCAATCAATACATTGGTTTCAATATTACCAAGATGGGTGGATTGGGCCAAACAAATCAATCCACTTCTTTCAGATGCTGCATATCCGTTGCCGGACATTACCCCTAAAATGATCGGAACAATAATACAGCGTTTTAATATTCGGAAAGGTAAAGCAGCTAAGCCTTACAGAGAAAATATAGAAGAAATCAAACAAGCTGTTCAAAACAGTTTGAAACCTGCATTACAAGCCAAAAACATGATTTTCCCTGACAATATTTACCAGGGTGCCGGTATTGGCGAGGATTTATGTTTGGATGAAATCCCGGATTTTCAAGGTCTTTTGCCTAAAGCAAATGATGCAGGGGTCCCTGTTTTTGCGCTTGAAGATGATGAAATAGGAGAAACCGGTTCTGTATTGGAGGGAATGATCCGTAAACGGGACACTTTCTATGAACTCTTTGACAATATTTCCAACAAAATAATTTCCGTTTGCGACTATGGTAGGGGCATTTAA
- a CDS encoding HEPN domain-containing protein: MVGAFNQFNQNMRYVKELDALYGYLSTTLKLPNDLSDLLRAQWVMSVSALDKLIHEFIRIGMVEAFEGQRPRTRKYQSFGISTSTMTNIISSAGSSSSVYPPSYWFEQEIVQRHQHLAFQDPDKIADGLSLIWDESHKWQYLAGPMGMSQQDLVTTIKTIATRRNKIVHEADFNILTGLRNQIDKIDTDTVVPFIIRLGEEIYNAIR, from the coding sequence ATGGTAGGGGCATTTAATCAATTCAATCAAAACATGCGGTATGTTAAAGAGTTGGATGCCCTATACGGCTATTTAAGCACCACTCTAAAACTGCCTAATGATTTAAGTGATTTGCTAAGAGCTCAGTGGGTAATGTCTGTCAGCGCCTTAGATAAATTGATCCATGAGTTTATTCGCATTGGCATGGTAGAGGCGTTTGAGGGGCAGCGCCCAAGAACAAGAAAATACCAAAGTTTTGGAATTTCGACAAGCACCATGACAAACATAATTTCCAGTGCCGGCTCTTCATCTTCAGTTTATCCACCTTCATATTGGTTTGAACAAGAAATTGTTCAAAGGCATCAACACTTGGCATTTCAGGATCCAGATAAAATTGCGGATGGATTAAGTTTGATTTGGGATGAAAGTCATAAATGGCAATATTTAGCTGGGCCAATGGGAATGTCTCAGCAAGATTTAGTGACGACTATTAAAACAATTGCTACAAGAAGAAATAAAATTGTACACGAAGCCGATTTTAATATCTTAACAGGATTGAGAAACCAAATTGATAAAATAGATACAGATACTGTTGTTCCTTTTATTATAAGACTGGGGGAAGAAATTTATAACGCCATTAGATAG